TCTAAGCCTGCAACGCGGGTTCGCTATCAAAATTATACATGGCTTTCGAACTCTCCCAACCATACAATCGATAGCACTAGCTGGACTCACGCCCCTTCCGCTGAAAGTGCAAGAAATTGCTTCCATCGAAACTGTTAAACGAACCAGACTGACAGAATACCTACCAGACGACATAACATATGACAAAAGAGTACCAGTGACTGGCTTATTACACCCCGCAGACAGAATTACTATAAATATAACCGACATACTTACTGAAAACGACTTAGAACCTTATTATACGTCAGATATGCACAGAATCTACACTGATGGAAGCAAGCACGATGCAGGAGTAGGAGCGGCATTCGTTATACACTACCCTGATGGAAGTGacagaactaaaaaaattaaGCTACATAAGAGCTGTACAGTTTTTCAGGCTGAATGTGTGGCTATAGAAGGAGCGTGTCATGAATGCATCATACTGGGCCTTGAAAAAATCACAATTTTCTCGGACTCGAAGTCTGCGCTGCAAGAAGTTGCAAATCGCAGCAGCACAAACAGAACAATAAACAGTATCCATAAATTAATCCGCCAAATCCAACAAGCAGGAGAAATCCATTTTTGTTGGATTAAAGCCCACGCCGGCCTTCACGGCAATGAGGCAGCAGACACAGCCGCCAAACACGCGGCATCATTACACAGAAGTCCTGATTTCTGCAGATTTCCCCTATCCTTTCATAAAAAGAACCTACATAAAACAATAGTAGGAAAACATGAACAAATGTACACAAACAGTACAACAGGAACCCACACAAAGCAACATCTGCCTACACTTACACATGTAACAACACTTCGCAAGCATATGTCACTCACCTTCGAACTCACTCAAATACTTACCGGTCATGGATATCACAAAGCCTATCTAGCACGCTTCTCATCACCGACACTGATACCTGCCCATGCGATGACACAACTCCACAAACTATCGACCATCTCCTCAAACACTGTCCCAAATATTCATACTTCCGCTGTGACCACGAGTTTCTCTGTGAACTACATCAAATAGACCCATATgatatatctaaaataatagaaaaagaaataacaaaaacatcgttcgaaaaattcataagtaaaataataaacacacttaaaaaatttaataacacaTAAACATGCTATATACTATAATATAAAACTAATGAAACGaagtaataatagttatagGCCGCCCGTATTGAAAGCGAGGACCTACAACtataataatagtaaaaaaaaaaaaaaaaaaaacccattTAAGctaaaatgagtaaaatgacAGATTGACTCGCCATTTACTACTCGATCATCATAAACTTTTTACTAGCTTTAATTAAACTtgcaatgtttgtatgtatatgTTGGTGTCTAATCTTGCAACCTAAATTTAGGCTCACTTCCCTTTATTCGATTGACCTGAAactttacatatttatatttatgtaagtactattaAGTTATGGTTGGGTGACAACGCGGTGTTTGGGTTTATTTTAGATTAATAGTTTAAAGAAAAATTAAGTCAGCGATGAAAGCATGTtagaaaaatgaaatattagaTAAAAGAACTTTTCactttttgttattaaaatgataataaaaatgtttcatttgTTAGTGAATTAGTAACctgtaatttcttatttttcaaagtGGAAGCTAGCGCCGTGAGCTTCGCTTTCTGTTCAGGACTAAAGCTGACGGTCACCTCTCTTGACAAAGTTTCTGCAGTAAGTGCGACGCTCTTTCTCGTGTTACAAAATATCTGGAATTAGGTTAAAAAGTCACATATTATAAATCATTTGTCCCACCGGGCACAGGTGGGAATAGGTGTATTCATATGAATCATTCCCATCTGTTGGGCCTCATGTATGGCGGCAGTCACATGGGTCAGGGAAAAtggaaatattattaattattaaggtTCAAACGTTCGAAAAATctttaaatacatacaaaaatatttattgacaGAATAACTTCGTATTTTTGAACGTCCTGGAAGAATTTTCgaacatatatatttttattaaaatttaaataaaacaatattaccAGAGTAGGTTTTCCGTTATAGTATTTCTGGATGATAGGCCACAATTTGTAGTTCAGTATGAGGTCGAATTTAAATATACTGGTGCCTTCAGCGCATGCATATCCTTCCACTATTCGCTGTAACTTTACTGGACGGCATTCGTCTCCAAATCtgaaatataaatgttttttagATTACAAGCCCCAATTTTATAAAGCAACACTGACCATTGACCAAAAAACTACTCAAAGACTACTCATTACTTATCATTAGTCAAGCAAATACGCCTGCATGATTGTATCttatacttttaaaaattaggTCCAAGAACCATTCACTAAGGGGATAAAATTGAGAACAAAAGTGTGGGGACACTAAAACAATGGGAAGAGAGAGGATGTTTCAGCCTAGGGACTTCTACATGCACAAAGTCACGGGCAGAAGCTAgcatattatgatatttttgtGTAGTAAGTAGGAGTAAGAAAACCTTACTTATGAAATACCGCAGGTTTCTCGTTTGTCCCGAGCCAATCGGCTACGTCTTCAGGATTTCCGACGGTGGCAGAAACGGCAACAAATCTGTAAagttaatatattatgtacttacttgtcAGTAAAACGGCGTcagaaaaatgtaggcgcgaaggttAAATCtctcatacaaattttgaatttcgcgccttgaCAAAAACGCGACTGACGAAGTTGGTTTTCCAGAGCATACTTTCATTATACTTATGATCACAGATGAGGTACAGCGACGCCAAGATATTCAAAGAGATTCGAACCCAGAATCTTCAGCTTCATAGGCAAGATCAGTGCCGACaaagctagagttagaccaagaaaactctgcagcgattttgatagcccacgaatacgaagtgcaagtgttatttttacgtcataatttcatatgtgtgacgtttaaaataacacttgcactacgtgggctatcaaatcactgcagacttttcttggtctaactctaagagACCGTTTAATTTTGACTTTTAATACCAATAATGAAGATTCCAGTATGGAAAAAAGTTCAAACCTGATGCTCGGAGGAACGCTGATGCTAGGCTCAGCTCCTTGATACTGCTGCTGAAGTTGCTCTATACGGTGTGCTGACTGGGCTGCTGACTGTAGGgcacataaaaaaaacagatGTGAACAAATAAAATAGTTACCTACAGTAAGCCCGTAATTTTGTACTGATAAAAGTATTAAAAGTATCTACccaaaaaaacaataatatgaAAGAGAAAATTACtgttagtaaatatttattttctgttaaaattattactaTAGCTCGGACAAATCATCGCAAAATAGTTTTAACTCGAAAATAGCTCAAGATTCGTGTTTTAAAGTATTTACagtgttttttaattaatttctaaataaaattcATTATCGCAACCCACAAAGTTTGCGCCTTTATTTTGCGATAACCTACCTACTAACCTGTCCGAGCTCTGATTACAACCTACTTTTTGACACATTAACTTCTTAACTGCTCAGCAAAACTTGTCTTCAAATCAACTTTCATAAATACATTGTGGCTATTCACATACCTCAACAGTCTTCATCCTGCTAACAACCGCTTCTAACACCGGCCCTCTAGTCTCATCGTTGAGTATGTGCACTTCATCGATGAGGAATAATTTTATCATTTCGACCAAACCGCGGTGGTCGCGCCAGCGACGGGTCAGCATGTCCCATTTCTCTGGCGTGGTTATTATTACCCTGGTTCGAATaacatgaaaaataataaattatagagAGAAAGGTGAAGAATGAAAACGTTTCAATGAGGAGTCGGATTTTTTCTAAACAAAattaagatattttaaaataaggtCAGAAACAATTTTGTACCAGACAAAGTACCTATTCCCAGCTGGCGTTTTCTCAAGAGACTAATAATATAGCTAGTCTAGCTTAAAATGCTCTCTTTTTTGGCCTTAGAAGATGCCAAGACAGGTGCGGAGAACTTAACCAATAAATACATCAAATTTAACACACGGCACAAAAAAGATTCTCTTTTTGTATGGTCGCAGCATAAAAGGTTTAAAAACTGTTTTAACTCCTTAGCTGGATTTATAACTTAGGTCAGGACCTAGGAAGTTGTATATCTTGTAAGTGGCACTTCCACACTTTGTCACTGCAAAgttatttactgttttttttggaATATCTAATTAATGCAAACTGCAACTCCTACAATCATTgtttacaacaaaaaaaaattctgcGATTTAAGTCAAATAATAACGCTAATATGAATTATAACGCTCACCTGTATGGGCTTAGTTGCGAAAAGTCCACTTCCGTGTCGCCAGTGACTTCAATACAGAGGAGCCCTAATTTCGTAAGCTTCGGGTACCATTCTGTTAGGCGTTCGTTGCATACCGCTTTTACTGGTGCCACTAAAATTATTACAACAATGCGTATtttctttattgaaaatatattttttaaaaacaCGTAAAATAGCTAAGACGAAACTTTCTTTTAGCTATGATGCCACAGACATAtagcggatggtgctgggcctaaaatacggcgttgcgtgaacaagagatttcctttggcaggattggtccttaggacccaaggatggatttaagaagtggagccaccgagatttttgatgtaaatttttagggggggggctctcaacttgatcttgatatctatataatttaagctactaggccaagtttggtatcgttttcgtataaatcggggatgcagagttcatttctgatatcataatgacaccattcagaagtaaaaacacataaaatatgaaaaaaatacttttttttaattcctcttctcgcttaaaccaatttagttaaaaattgGTACAGAGAGAGTTTGAGTtccagggaataacatagcctactttaaatctcaaaaatcatcctttaagggtgtgaaaagagaggtggaaatttgtatggggattcaataaccgctgaaccgatttagataaaatttggcatagaggtattttgagtcccagggaagaacataggacagtttttattaaaaaaaaaacttttaacagtgaaaaggaaggtgtaagattgtatggggaatcaataacggctgaaccgatttagatgaaatctatgtctacatctttgatttacttgaaaatgatactaaaccttacatagaacctaaacttaaacaattattaacatcagacgtcgccgacgcttaaaacccccccaccccccacctgcatcaaaaatctgggtggctccacttcttaaatccatccttgggtcctaaggaccaatcctgccaaaggaaatctcttgttcatgcaacgccgtggttgacctttttatgctctgagcacactcaactaatagagacaaatatttattaaatttagaagtaatttaaatattttccactATTCCTCATTATCTACGGCGGGGGCGGATAGAAATGAAACCATTTTTATTTGTCCAAGCGGTCACAGATGGGAATGAAACCATAAGAGTGATTCTTATTTATCCCCGTAGTTACAGATAGGAATGAAGCCATTCTCATTTGTTCCTAGTACGGGAATGAAAGCAGTCTTATTTGTCCGCGCGCTCACAGATGCGAATAAAACCATTTTCATTTGTCCCTGCGATCACAGATACGAATGAAAACATTTTCATATGTCCGTGCATTGACAGATAGGAATGAAACTATTCCCAACTGTCCCTGGTGAACACAGACTGGAAGGAATATCGGTTCCCGACTGTCACTTAGAAAAGGAGTAGGGACATTTGGGTAATTATTGCCTttaaacatttaaataacactagcacagtctgggctatcaaaatcgctgccaaaacagcttggtctaattctaattAGAATGAAATAGTACAGTCCGCAACAGAAGTGTCTAgcaggcgaggtgttcaaaattataagCACACGCTCTGAaccttttaacaataaaatgtgtTCAGATCGTTTTGAACACCTCGTTCGCTTTGACGcttctgttgctgactgtaggtacattCGCTGACAGGAGGATATTTACTGTAGATGATCTTGAAGTCTCCATTATAATGTGTGTCTTCCATATGCATAAGTAGCTGTAGAATGGCCTGTTCGAATACCACGGTCTTTCCCGAGCCTGTCGGGGCGCAGACCACCAGCGACTTATCTGTAACACGAATATCCAATGTCACTACACCTTACTtacaaaagttataaaacaaCTAGCGAcatgccccggcttcgcacgggttaaacaaattatacacctaaaccttcctcaaaatcactctattgataggtgaaaactgcatgaaaagccgttcagcagtttttgagtttatcgcgaacatcgATTGCAAAACAAACAAACTTTATCATGCCATCAGATAtgcggagcggccgaggtgctcaaaaatatctgaacaagcacTTACTCTAGCGCCTTGATAATATAGCGGCGTGTTCAGATTTTTGTGACCACGTTGACTGCTCCGATCCGATGACGACTGTTATGTACCAGTTTACATGTTTGGAAAGAATGAGATGAAAACCTATATGATGCACTTAAACGATTAGTTACTTTTGCTCACTGAGctatttaaaatgtatatttaccTGAATATAAGGCATCTTCTATGATCCTGGATTGCACCAAATTGAAATATGGATACGTAAATAAACACCTATACTTCGGATCTGAAatcaatgaaacatttttagaaaatatgcaacaataatatgtaaattataattatatctaCATAATCTATATAATTTAAGTAGggccatatttaattttatcacgTAACCAGTGAGACTacctatagagttagaccaagaaaagtctggagcgattttgatagcccacgcagtgcaagtgttatttacacgtcataatttcatagaagtttgacgtttaaaatgacacttgcgctgcgtgggctatcaaaatcgctgcagacttttctcggtctgactttaGGGACATAGGGACCGTgcacgttggagggtctgccatcttgtggcctgaatcggaaacatttgagcacatgtacattgccaaagtaCTACCATcgaccgttctcgtcggtacgtttccttgtgcatagtaggttctgccatcttgtgggctacatcggaagcataaacgacacatttacgcctcgcgacaaaaatctgacggctcctatgctgccccctatagttcatgcacttcccctattttgtttattttgattAAGATAATGCATCTTACCTATTTCTTCGACACTCCGAAACTCTCCATGTTGACCAGTATGTTTCGCAGGTCGAATAGTTTCTACCCCATTCGTATTAATTCCGTTAGATTCAGGAGGAGTATCACACGTGGTAGGTAAAGAAAGAGGTTGCGAGAAGTTCTCATCTGCAACTTCATCAATTGTTTCACCGAAAACATCAGTAAAACCATCCCTGAAATATTGTAAAATTGTTTACTTGGAACACTCTTTTAATCATACCACAGATCGAATACAAATTTTAAGTAATCTTACAGCTGTGAAACAGTTGGAAACATGCTCGTGcgtaaataatgaaattatttagTTACACTTCACTTTAAGTTGCACTCTATTTTCATAAAATTTGTcgcatttcaatatttttaacgtcaaactaagttacacaaaatttcactaATTGCACTTGGGTTTTCCCGCCAtcgatcgtttttttttttatatatcacAAACAATTGAACTGTGCCTGCGTTCGAGTAACCCTTTAAAGGCCATAACAGACGGGCGTACTGGACCACGATCTTGGTCCGGTTAgcatatctctttctcgctttcACATAACTGCATCCTTAACGGACGTACGGTACGGCGGACTACCTTTTACACGATTGAACCATTGCGTGGTTTCGTTACTTTTTGTATGATATATTGAACAAAAAGATGATTCTCGCGGAATTACAAGGAATTTCGTCGTTACCTACTTTAAAATTAAACGTGCGATAGGTTCTAAATAGGTCATTTCcaactatagtctgtcaaacaactttgtcagaaGGAAAATGCGCGAAATTCagattttctatgggacgataactcttcgcgcctacaattttaaatttgccgGTTTTTCCTACTGACGTTAATGGCGTGACAGGTTGACAGACTATAATAATTCattgtgttaaaaataaaaaatactggcTAATAGTAGATCATCAGAACTAGCAAAAACCATttgctaaattaaaaaaacctaaatatgttttttttattactatttaaagGCTACGCGTGGGCTATCTCTAGCCAGTATTTAAAACTGtttaccggtttttttttaatgttaccGTTTGTGTCTATGATCCTCACGTGCGTGTAAAAAAAACAACCCACGCGTCATAGACAGCTGTCATGTCAATGTCAGATGCGATCTAAACAATTTCTGAGAAACTTTTCCTTAAAACTTGCGCTGTATTTACCGTGGGATTTTCTGCGTGTCTTACCGTCAATGAAGTGTAAACAGTGAAATATCAATCGATAATTAATTGTAATGTGAGTAGATTAGTTAAAATTTCTCAATATTCAAGTGAtcagtttaaattttaatattgtgTTTATTAAATTGTATCAGTCATTTTTGAGTAAACTATGTACTTCTCAAATTACAGGGAAGTTCTAAAAGATTACGACAATGCAGACACAATCAGTATTGATACTTTGGCGCTTGAAGAACTTCTTGAAGAGGAAAGGGCGAGAGAATTGGCCGACTTGAACTCCTTGAGTAAAAAAGTGGGTCACCTTCATACAAGTTTGCTGTATTATCGTAACTCAAAGTCTAAGATGGGTGCAGCGAGCTATGAAACTTGGAGGACGCTGGTAAAGAAGGTCGGAGGCACTCCCGACGGTTGGAGGGATCTTGGCTACATTTTAGGCATACCACAGGATGATTTGGATGTAAGTTTATGTCATAAGGAAAATACCATGCCTCATAATTATTTGATACATATTTTCATGGATACTTATGATTTAGATAAAGACAAGATTTCGTTGTATATTTGTAATATTATTGATTCTGGCACATTGatagaatgtttttttttatcataaaaaaaatacttaaacatCTTTCACATAGtttaagtaaaattatacaCCTTTGGAGAAAAACTAACCAATATTTAAAGCCATCAGAAATAAGTGGAAGTATCAtggtaaatttattaatttatgatTTTCCTTTCAGTACATATCAAACTCAATGAAATATGAACCAGACCCAACTAATGTAGTACTTAAAGTGTTCATGCAAGATGAAGATTCAACATTAGACAAAATTATAGACGCTTTCCTGAAGCTGAAACGCTACGACATATTAAAAGCACTTGAGCAGTCGCTCCTCGATCTCACACAATGCTTTAACGATAAACAGGAAGACAGTGGTTATCATAGCAATAGCAAAAACGTACAGCGAGAAATAATAAGTTACATGAAAAATTTGGTGAACGATTTACCACCCGCCTTATCGAAAAATAAAGACCACAACCAGCCAAATCCGGTACCAAGAATACCGCTAAATCCAGTAGATATTAATGTGCAAAAGGATGGGCCAATTCTGTTTCTCACATATGTGGAAGATGGTTTACGGACAGCTTGTAATATTCAGCGATTGGTTGCCGGTTGGGATTCAGAAGTTAGGGTGGTTATGCTCAATGATAGAAGGGATGAAGTTTATCAGAATCCGGAGAGATTTATTAGGGAGTATGTGGAAAAGGTAAATGtgtctttttttttatcattagtATCATTACATCTGCTGTAATTAGAAAAGATAAACCAttagtaccttttcaacaaGACATTCTTTATAAACtgaatagatgtcatatacaaAAAACAAGTGACCAAACAAAGCCTTCAGTGCCCAGGGTATGAATCAAACTCTACATCTTTAAAATTTCCGGCTGACatatattgtgattttttttttctttagggCTAATTTATATAATCCATCACAATCTTAAAACAAATTAGTACCTACCAATATACTGAAATTTAGCAATTGATTGACAGTATTTCCTTAACCTTTCGAGACCCGTCGGCTCCCTGGGTAGCCAGCATCCAAATCGCATTTACTATAATAGACTCAGGAGATTAAGGATTCTTATCATTATTTGTAACAATCAAATTAATGACAAAGTCAAGTTTAAATTAGTTAATTATGAAATTCCTAGTTTAATTTAATAGAAAACCGCATTTTCCTTCCTACAGTTGTGTAATGTGTCTGGGACTACCCCACGGAACTATTGGTAAAGCCATTTTGTTTCATTACTAAGTACTGAGAATCAATAAAGGAAAAGACATAGTGGTACCAGGAATGGGTGAAATAAAAACCTATTGTCATTGtgcttaatatatttaatgtcaGTGCTTGATAGGAATTTTATCAAAGAATTCATATAGGCTAACCCTCTAAAGGCCCATGCTACCCATAGGAGGAAGAGCATTAGataaaactaattttaaaattaataggataaacatttattttaatttatgctTTATTACCTGTATCATAAATAAAACTActtattctttttagggttccgtacccaaagggtaaaaacaggaccctattactaagacttcgctgtatgtccgcccgtccgtcaccaggctatatctcatgaaccgtgatggctaggcagttgaaattttcacagatgatgtatttctgttgccgctataacaacaaatactaaaaactacggaaccctcggtgggcgagttcgactcgcacttgtccggttttttttttctttaattacaAGCTGTTGCCCTAAATCAATTTGCAGACAGCTCAATTCAGTGAAACAGGCTAGATTATGTTAACATCATGAAATAAACGTTATTGCCAAATGTTAAGGTCCAAACATAAAACATAATGTTGATACTACATAATCAATCAGTATTAACttgttgaatttttttttacaggctGACTATGTAGTACCAATCCTCACAACGGGCTACCTAAGCGCAATAAGAACACACAACACCAGCGCACCCAGCACCAACGGCAACTTAGACCACAAATACGTCAACTACGTCTACAATTTGATCACCGGACAATATATTTACGCAGACGGGTGTCTAAATAAGAAGGTTAGAAGTGTACTGCCTGAAGGAGTGTTTGTGCCTTGGATGTTGATATCGTCTTATCCGGTATTGAAACCGTGGACTTGTGAATCAGAGTTTGATAAACAGTTCAAATCGTTTTTGGGGTTGACTGATGGCTCATAGATAAATGT
The genomic region above belongs to Cydia splendana chromosome 13, ilCydSple1.2, whole genome shotgun sequence and contains:
- the LOC134796479 gene encoding probable ATP-dependent DNA helicase HFM1 → TILQYFRDGFTDVFGETIDEVADENFSQPLSLPTTCDTPPESNGINTNGVETIRPAKHTGQHGEFRSVEEIDPKYRCLFTYPYFNLVQSRIIEDALYSDKSLVVCAPTGSGKTVVFEQAILQLLMHMEDTHYNGDFKIIYMAPVKAVCNERLTEWYPKLTKLGLLCIEVTGDTEVDFSQLSPYRVIITTPEKWDMLTRRWRDHRGLVEMIKLFLIDEVHILNDETRGPVLEAVVSRMKTVESAAQSAHRIEQLQQQYQGAEPSISVPPSIRFVAVSATVGNPEDVADWLGTNEKPAVFHKFGDECRPVKLQRIVEGYACAEGTSIFKFDLILNYKLWPIIQKYYNGKPTLIFCNTRKSVALTAETLSREVTVSFSPEQKAKLTALASTLKNKKLQFTEKLVVTAEV
- the LOC134795958 gene encoding uncharacterized protein LOC134795958 — translated: MEVLKDYDNADTISIDTLALEELLEEERARELADLNSLSKKVGHLHTSLLYYRNSKSKMGAASYETWRTLVKKVGGTPDGWRDLGYILGIPQDDLDYISNSMKYEPDPTNVVLKVFMQDEDSTLDKIIDAFLKLKRYDILKALEQSLLDLTQCFNDKQEDSGYHSNSKNVQREIISYMKNLVNDLPPALSKNKDHNQPNPVPRIPLNPVDINVQKDGPILFLTYVEDGLRTACNIQRLVAGWDSEVRVVMLNDRRDEVYQNPERFIREYVEKADYVVPILTTGYLSAIRTHNTSAPSTNGNLDHKYVNYVYNLITGQYIYADGCLNKKVRSVLPEGVFVPWMLISSYPVLKPWTCESEFDKQFKSFLGLTDGS